From Microbacterium sp. 10M-3C3:
ACCCCTGCGGGATCTTGACGGCACCGGCGGCGGCTACGTTATTGGTAGGCCGGCCGGGCCGCCGTTGTCGGCGGTGGAGAGCGCGGACCCACGGTTCACCCTGCCGAGAGCAAGTTCCGCGTCGTGTACGGCGCTCTGAGCCGCGACACGACCCGCGTGGTACTCACCGCGGCTCAACATTCCTGCCCCGTAGTCACGGGCGAGGTCTTCCATCCGCTCGCGTGCGGCCAAGATACGTCCCATCGCCTCCGCGACCGCGCCGCCCGTCTCGGGAGTGTCGGCCGGGAGCGTGGTCGCGGCCAGCCGGGCGATCACCGCTTCCTTGACGACTGCTTCCAGACCGGAGGCGCTGACCGACGGCCCGCCTCGCTCCGGATGCCCTGGCACGGGCATGCAGCGATAGTAGTTCCGCTTCGCGTCCGATGGTCCGAGCTTGGCCTTGCCCGCGACGAGCCCGGAGCCACACTTGCCGCACGTCGCGATCGCCGACAGCAGGTTGATCGAAGATGCGCCGACCCGGCGGTCAGGGTTGGAAAGCATCGCCCGGATACGGGTCGTCTCCTCCGGGGTGATGATCGCCGGCCAGTTCCCCGGCCCGAGGATCTCCCGCCCGTTCGGGGCGTCTCCACGCTTACGGCCCGGCTCATACGCCCGCTGTCCGCTGATCCGCGCGGAAACCAAGATCGACTTCACGGTGGTCGCGTGCCACACCCCGAGCGTCTTCCCCGTCCCCGCTTGCGGTGCAGGGACCCCCGACTCCTCGTTCAGCCATGACGTGATCGACCGCAGCGACTGACCAGCCAGGAACCTGTCGGCCATCTCTCGGACCACCGCGGCCTGCTCGGAAATCAGCACGCCGCCAGTGCCGTAGCCGAACTTGGCCGCGCCGCGCCAGTCACCGCGCTCGGCCTTCTGTCGGTTCGCGCGGCGGATACGGTCGGCCTTGTGCCCGGACTCGTAAGCGGCCATCGCAACGAGCTGGCGAGCCATCAGCCGGCCCTCGTGGGTAATCAGGTCAAACGCACCGCCCATGACCGCCTCGATACGGATTGGCTGCGTCTCCACGAGGTCGATCAAGTCCTCGAGCTCACGGGGCCGCCGGTACAGGCGGTCGACGTGCCACACCACGACCCGTGAGGGGCCGAGCTTGATCCGGGCGAGCATCCGCGCGAAGTCCGGCCGCTTCTTGTCCAAGTAGGCCGACGTGTCGTTGTCCATAAACACGTCGCCCTCGGCGACGTCCAAGCCCAGCCGGGCGCACAACGCGAGGCAGTCGTCCCGCTGCCGTTCGACGCCGGCTTCTTCCCCGGTGCGGTCCTCGCTGATCCGCAGATACACCAGCACCTGCTCCGTGATCGTCCCGGTGCTGCTCGTCGTTGCCCTAGAGAGCATCACGATCAGCTCGATCGGAGCCCTGCTCCATCGACGCATCTAGCGCGAACTGAGCCCGCGCCCGGAGCATCTCCCTTGAGGAGCGATCGACAGTCAGGCGGGTCGTCCGCAGCGTCGCCGCAACGACTAGGTTATTCTCGCGGCAGTACCGCTCAATGTCTCGTCGCTGCGCCTCCGTGTCCCTGCCAACGTCTCGCACGCGGGCCACCCGCACGTACACCGCGACGTTCCTCTTGCGCTCGACATCCATGCCGATCACCTCCACTGACTAGGTGCGTCAGATGCACCAAGTGGAGAAGACGACACTCCTGCGCACCCTCCTCGGCCGCCGCAGGCTCGACGAGGGGACGGCGGCCCTCGGTGCGAGCGTCGAGATCGGCGAGATCGACCAGGCACGGTCGCTGCTGACCGGCGACGAGCCGCTCTCGGCGGCAGTCGAGCGACTCCTGCCGACGCTGGCGTCCGGGGAGGTGCGCACCCTGCTGGCCAAGTTCGGGCTGAAGGCCGACCACGTCACACGGCCGGTGGGCGCACTGTCGCCGGGCGAGCGCACGCGCGCGGCGATGGCGCTCTTACAGGCGCGCGGCGTCAACGTGCTCGTCCTGGACGAGCCGACCAACCACCTCGACCTGCCCGCGATCGAGCAGCTCGAGCAGGCGCTCGAGTCGTACGAGGGCACGCTGCTCCTCGTCAGCCACGACCGCCGGATGCTCGACGCGGTGCGTCTGGATCGGCGGTGGCGGGTCGAAGACGGCCGCGTGCGCGAGCTCTGACGACCGCGCGGCTACCGGCCCTGCCGCTTCCTGTACGGCTTCGGCTGCCCCTTCACGATCGGCGCCCTGCCCTGGCCCTTCGACGCCTTCGCCTTGCCGCCCGCCGACGCCGCGGGCTTGGCGACGGGCGCCGGCGCGGCGGCGATCCGCTCGCGCGCCTCGTCGAGGAGCAGCTCGCCGGCCGGCGTGAGACGCGTGCCGCCTTCCCGCCGGAAGAGCGGGTGGCCGACCTCGGCCTCGAGCTTGTCGATGGTGGAGTACAGCGATGCCAGAGGGATGCCGAGCGTCTGCGCCGCACGGGGGAAGTGCAGTTCGTCCGCGACGGCGACGAAGCGGCGTAGTGCCTCGAGCTTCATCCGTACAGCTCCCCGACCCGGACGGGCACGCCCAGCCGGTTGCCGAGCGGCGCGAGCGGGCACGCCCACGCCGGGTCGTACGCGCACGACGGGTTGTAGGCGAAGTTGAAATCCAGCACGATCGTGCCGGTCTCCGGGTCGGCGCCCAGGTCGGCGCCCTTGATGGTGTCGATGAGGTAGCGCCCGCCGCCGTAGGTGCCGCCGGGCGTGCCCGCCGACGCGTCGCGGAACGGGATGAAGATCCCGCCGCCGTAGGAGGTGAGGCGCCACACGTCGAGGCTGCCCGCATCCGGGACCTGGACGCGACCGACCCGTTCGAACGTCACGACGCCGTCCGTGCCGGTGGTGAAGTCGAACGACCCGGGCTCGGCGGGCTCGATCGCGCACGTGAAGCGCCAGGCGGCGTCGTAGGCGGCGACGGGCGCGCCTGCGAAACCCGGTCGGTCTCGGGGGAGGAGCGGGGTCGCCGGATGCTCCGAGAGCAGCCGATCCCGGCCGCGTCGCCAGAGCTCGTGTGCGGCCGCGGGCTCCGGCGTGTCACGCACCCGGTCGTAGAGCGCGAAGACGCTGCGGCGCCAATCGGCGACATGGAGAGCGGTGCGGGCGGCGTCGTCGATCACGCCGTGAGTCTAGGCGAGCGCCTGCACGCGCATGCGACACGCCCGGGCGCGCATCGGGGAGGGTCGGGAACGTGCCTTCCCCTTGCGGGCAGGCGGGAGGGGGAGGAGCGTCGGAGGTCACCAGCACGCGCGGTCCCCCCGGACCCCTCGCCTTCCGACCCTTCGGACATTCCGGTGGCCCGCGCGCGCACGGGAGGAGCCGATCATGGGCAAGTTCACCTTCGAGACCACGACCAAAGCCGAGTTCGAGGATCGTCTGCTCGCGCACCTGCAGCAGGTCATCACGTCCAAGCTCCGGCGCGACGAGTGCTTCCTGTTCACGTGGAAGGAGGACATCAGCGTCGGCGGCGGGCGCACGTCGGTGTGGGTCCACCGTGGCGCGAACCTGGTGTTCAAGTTCCACGGCGGCCGCACGCCGGCGATCAATCCGGCGTGGTTGCAGGCGTTGACCTACACCGCCAACGGCCCGCACGGCCTCTACGTCGTCCCTGAGCCCGACGCCCGCCAGGTGGAGCGCCTCCACGCCCCCCAGGAGTCTCTGAAGTTCGACATCGTCGAAGACCGCATGAGCACCGCCTGACGGCGCGCGGCAGCCGTCGCCCGCGCCCGCCGGCCTAAACCAAGCCCCTCAACAGCGACGCGGCCCACAGCGCGACGGCGAGGACGGCGCCGCCGGCCACGATCAGCATGCCGAACATCGCCGCCACCGTCGCGGCGATGGCGGCCAGGCCCGCGGCCGTGCGCGAGCGGGCGCGCTGAGGGAGATCGATGCTGTGCGTGGTCATGCTTCGACGCTACGGACCGAGCCGTCGCGGCGGATCCGCCCGCGGTCGTTGCGTCATCCGACTCCAGGATGACCTCGTCCCTCGTCGCGGCTGGCAGACTCGGCACAGTGGACGACGTCGAACTGGTCTCGCTCCCCGGAGGACGGGTGACACTGCACGACGCGCGGCGCCGCGTGCAGCGCACCGTCGAGCTCGCACCCTTCGACATCGCCGCGTTCCCGGTGACCGAAGCCCAGCTCGGCCAGATGCTCGGGCTCGGCGCGCCGCATCCGCGGCACCCCGCCGCATCCGTCAGCTGGCTGCGCGCCGTGCGCTTCTGCAACGCGCTGTCGGAGTGGGAGGGCCTTGATCCGGTGTACTCCCACGACGGCGAGGTCGTGACCTGGCATGCGGATGCGGACGGCTACCGACTGCCGACCGAGGCGGAGTGGGAGTTCGCGTGCCGGGCCGGGTCGACAGGCCCGCACTACGGCCCGCTGCCCGACGTCGCGTGGACCGCGCTGGACGGTGGTGATCGGCCGCACGACGTCGGCGGGAAGTTGCCGAACCTGTTCGGGCTCTTCGACACGCTCGGCAACGTGTGGGAGTGGTGCTGGGACCTGCTGGACCCCGCGCGCTACGCCGACTATCGCGTCTTCCGCGGCGGAGGATTCGCCGACGATCCCGCCAGCGTGCGCGCGGGTGTCCGCCGCGGCGGACCGCCCCGGGTCGAGCACGACGACGTCGGCTTCCGCGTCGCGCGCGGGCCGTCCGAGACCCCGGATGCGGCGCAGGGCTGGTCTGCGGAGGCCGATCGCGAGCGCGCCGAGGTGACCGGGCCGGTGCCGTTCGGATGGACACCCCTGCGCTGACACGCGGCCGCGGTCATGCGGTCGCGGCGAGGGCCTCCAGGGCGGCACCGCTCATGCGCTGCGTCGTCCATTCGTCCATCGGCTCGGCCCCGACCGACCGGTAGAACGCGATGGACGGCGCGTTCCAGTCGAGCACGGTCCACTCCAGTCGGGAGTAGCCGCGCTCGACGCACTCGGCGGCGAGGGAGGCAAGCAGCGCCTTGCCGTAGCCGCGACCGCGCTCGCTCTCGGCCACCCACAGGTCTTCGAGCCAGATGCCGTGTCGGCCCGTCCACGTCGAGTAGGTGAGGAACCAGATCGCGATGCCGAGGATGGCGCCGTCGCGCTCCACCACGTGAGCGAAGGCGCGCGGCGACGGGCCGAACAGCGACTCCCGCAGATCGGCCTCCGAGTTCTCGACGGCGTCCGGCTCGCGCTCGTAGACGGCCAGAGCGACGATGGCCGCGAGGATCCCCGCTTCGTCGCCGGGTCGTGCCGGTCGCAGGACGGTGCGGTCATCCAGGTCGCGGGGCTGCATCCGGGAAGCCTATCGACGTGCGGACTCCGCTTCCGCCACACCCGCCAGCAGGAGCCGCAGCCCGTGCGCCACCGACTGCTCGATGACCGCGGCGGGGTCACCGTCGAAGGAGTAGAGCTCGGCGCGCACGCCGGCATCCGTCGCCAGCGCGAAGTGCACCGTGCCGGGGGTGTGGCCGTCCTGCTCGTCGGGGCCGCCGACACCGGTCACCGAGACGGCGATGTCGGCGCCGAGGACCTCCCGCGCACCGGCCGCCATCTGCCGCGCGCACGCCTCCGAGCACGGATCCACATAGGGGTGGACCCCGAGCGCTCGCGTCTTGGACGCGAGCTGATACGCGACGACGCCGCCGCGGAACCATTCGCCCGCGCCGTCGCCCCGGCCGAGGGCGGAGCTCAGCGCGCCGCTCGTGAGCGACTCGGCGGCCGCGATCGTGACGCCCGCGTCCCGCGTGGCCCGCGACAGCTCGTCGACCAGTTCCATTCCGCCTCCGTCCATCGGCCCCGACGCTATGGCCCGGATCCCCTCGTGCCCGCCGGGATTGCGACGAGGGCCGGGCGTTTGCTAGCGGATGTGGATGGGTGGTCCGTAACATCGGAGGCACGTCCGACGATCGAGGGAGTCGCCATGCACGCGTCCGCTGCCCGGATGTCCATCGCCGTCGGTCTGATCGCGGCCGCGCTCGCCCTCGCCGGATGCGGCGGCGGGTCCACCGCGCCCAGCGCATCGCCGGCGCCGCAGGTCAGCACGATCCCGCCCGAGACGCCGAAGCCGACCCCCAGCCCCGTCGAGACCAACCTCCCGCAGTCCGATCCGCAGATCCCCACCGACTGCCAGACGCTCGCCTCACCCGAGACGCGCGCGGCCGCCATCGGCGACCTGACGCTGCAGAGCAACGGCGAGGGATTCGTGCGTCCGGTTCCGGAGGGCGCGACGCTGCGCCTCGGCTGCGACTGGTTCACGGGAGACACCACGGGCATCCTTCTGCTGATCAGCACGGCTGCGCCCGAGGCGGTGACGGCCGCGCTGCAGCAGCTTCCGGCCCAGGGCTACACGTGTCAGGCGGCGGAGGACTTCGGCGCGCAGTACTGCCAGCTGCCCGGCACCGGCCCCGACACCGAGGAGACGATCACGGCGCGCGACGGCGTCTGGATCTACATGTCGACCTCGAACCGCAACGGCCGCGCCTTCCTGTCCGAGATCGTCTCGGGCATCTTCGGCTGACCGTGCCCGAGTCTCCCGAGGTCGACGCCCTCACCGGATTCCTGCGCGACACGCTCGTCGGCGCCCGTGTCGCCGACACGGACCTCGCCGAGTTCCGCGCCCTGAAGACCCGCACGCGGCCGCTTGAGACGCTGGTCGGGACGACCGTCTCCGCCGTGGAGCGGCACGGCAAGCACATCGCCGTGCACACCGACGGCGGTGTCCTCGTCGTCAGCTTCGGCCGCGCGGGCTGGGCCACGTGGCGCGGTGCCGCGGAGGAGGTCCCCGCCGAGTCGCCCGCGCCCGTCATCGCGACGATCGGGTTCGCGGGACGCGGAGTGGTGGGGCTCACGGATGCGGGGGACTGGCTGTCGCTCGGCGTCTCGGTCGTCGACGCGCCCGCCGACGTCGCCGCGATCGCGAAGCTCGGGCCCGACCCGCTGGCCGCGTCGTGGACGGCCGACGACCTCGAACGCGCCGTGGTCGGACGGCGCAAGCAGCTGAAGGCGCTGCTGCAGGAGCAGGAGTCGATCGCGGGAATCGGCAACGCCTACTCCGACGAGATCCTGTACGACGCGGGCCTGTCACCCGTGGTCCACGCCGCCGCGCTCGACGAGGACGAGCGTGCCCGTCTCGCTGCATCCGTCGTCGGCGTGCTGCGCGGGGCGCAGGCCGCGCGCAGCGGTGTGCCGATCGCCGAGCAGAAGGCCGCCAAGGTCGCCTCGATGCGCGTGCACGGCCGCACTGGAGAGCCGTGCGGCACCGCGGGCACGGTGCTCGACGTGCCGGGGTCGAAGGGCCGCGCGCAGTACTGCCCGGAACGTCAGACCGGCGGTGTGCCCCTGCCGGAGTGACGCCGCCGAGCCGGTCGGACGGTGGGCCGGCTCAGCCGGCCAGCGCCCGATGCACCGAGGCGACGGCGCTCGACCCCTCGCCGACGGCGGCCGCGACGCGCTTCATCGATCCTCGGCGCACATCGCCGGCGGCGAAGACGCGCGGCACCGATGTCTCGAACGGCAGCGGCTCGCGCCCGAGCGCCTGCCACGGCTCGCCGAGGCGCTCGAGCGGGATGTCGGTGCCGGTGCGGAGGAAACCGTCACGGTCGCGGTCGAGATCCGGGAGCCAGCGCGTGGCGGGGTCGGCGCCGATGAAGCAGAACAGCCCGCGCGCGTCGACGTCGCCGACGGCGTCGATCCGTACGCGCTCGAGACTGCCGTCGCCGTCCAGCCCCGTCACGTTCGCACCTGTCAGCACCTCGACCCGGGCGTCTTCGTGCAGCCGGTCGACGAGATACGCCGACATGCGTGCGCTCAGGTCGTCGCCGCGTACGACGAGGCGCACCGGGCATCCGTTCGAGGAGAGGAAGAGCGCGGCCTGCCCGGCGGAGTTCGCGCCGCCCACGACGACGACGGGGTGCTCGAACACGTGGCGCAGCTCGAACTGCGTTGCGGCGTAGTAGATGCCCGCGCCCTCGAAGTCGTTCCAACGGTCGAGGGGCAGCCGGCGGTACGCCGCGCCCGAGGTGACGATCGCGGTGCGGGTGTGGATGACACGGCCGTCGGTGAGGGTCACCTCGAGGCCGTCATCCGTCGAGCGCAGCTGCGCGGCCTCGCACGGGGCGTAGACGCGCACGCCGAACTTCAGCGCCTGCAACGAGGCCTGGCCGATGAGGTCGCCGCCGCTGACGCCGAACGGGAAGCCGAGGAAGTTCTCGATGCGGGAGGTCGCCGCGGCCTGTCCGCCGGGCGCGACCGCGTCCAGCAGCACCGTGCTGAGACCCTCGGACGCGCCGTAGATCGCGGCCGCGAGTCCGGCGGGTCCGCCGCCGACCACGACGAGGTCCACGATCTCGTCGGACTGCCCGTTGTAGCTGAGCCCCAGCTTGTCGGCGACGAGCCCCGGCGTCGCGCGGTAGATGGGCTCCCCTTGCACGAACGCGATCGGCAGGTCCTCCGGTGCGACATTGTGGTGGTCGTACTGATACGTGTTGCCCGGATCGATTTCGAAGGCGGTGTGCACGAGGTCGAGCCGGTCGGCGAAGCGCTGCAGCGCCTCGAACTCCCGCGAGGATTCGGTGCCGACGAACTTCAGGGTGAGCGCGGCCGGGCCCTTGCGCAGGGCCTCGCGACGGTTCCACAGCATGCGCAGCAGCACGTCGCACAGCTCGTCGTCCTCGCTCATGACGCGGCGCAGCGCCTCGCGCGGAAGGCGGTACACGCGGCCGCTGCGCGAGACACGGGCCGAGAGGAAGGCGCCCTGCCCGTTGAGGACGCCGAGCTCGCCCGCGACGGCATGACGGCCGTTCACGACGAGCACGGACTCGCCGAGCGTCCACAGCGAATCCCGGACGATCTCGACCTCGGCGGTGTCGACGAGGATGAGGTCGTACGATGGATCGCCGGATCGGAAGACGTAATCGCCCTCGGACACGTCCTCGGGCGTGGCGTACGGAAGGATTCGGGCCCACTGGTCGTCGGTGAGCGGGGCGGACTGCGGCGGGTTTTCGGTGACGGACTCTGACGTTCCCACGGGGACAGGCTAGTGGCCCCCGCGGGAACGCCGGGCCGGCTCCGGTTCAGACGGTCTGGCCGGGGTGCTCGCCCTCGCCGATCTCCTCCACGAGCTTGTCGTTGAAGGCCGGCAGATCGTCCGGCGTCCGACTCGAGACCAGGCCGTTGTCGACGTGCACCTCTTCGTCCACCCACGTCGCGCCGGCGTTGCGCAGGTCTGTCTCCAGGCTCGGATAGCTCGTCAGCGTGCGGCCCGTCACGACGTCCGCCTCGGTGAGGATCCAGCCGCCGTGGCAGATGACGCCGACGGGCTTGTGCTGCGCGAAGAACTCCTTGGCGAACGCCACCGCCGACTCGTCCATGCGGATCTTGTCGGCGTTGACGACACCGCCGGGGAGGACGAGGGCGTCGTAGTCCGTCGCATCCGCCGCCGCCGGAGCGAGATCGACAGCCTGCTCGTGCCCGTTCTTGCCGGTGACCGTGCCGTCGGCGGGGGAGACCAGGACCGCGGTCGCGCCGGCGTCGGTCACCGCCTGCCAGGGGCTCGTCAGTTCGCTGTCCTCGAAGCCGTCCGTCAGCAGGAACGCCACACGCTTGCCGTTCAGATCGCTCATCTCTTCCTCCTCGTCCGTGGGTTCGCCCACGGTAGGCAGGCCGGGCTCGCACGCGCGGCGGGGTTGACGAGCGCCGACGAGGCCGTCAGCGGGCCGAAGCGGCGGTCAGCGTGGCAGTCCGGCGAGGAGGCGCTCGGCCAGCGCGGGATCGAGACGCGGGAGCGAGACGCGGGAGGTCGTCGACGGGCACCGCCAGCGCCTGCAGCGTGCGGCTGAAGAAGTTGCGTGCGCCGGCGATGATCGCGATGTCGACGATCTGACGGTCGGAGTACCCGTGCGCGCGCAGGTCGGCCGAGTCGTCGTCGGTCATGGCCGTCGGCTCGAGGGTCAGGCGCCGCGCGAAGACGACGCCGCCGTCCTCGAGGTCGTCGGCGTACATCGCCGCGACGGCGGGGTCGGGATCGTCCCGCGGAGGGGTTTCCACGATTATGGCCGTCATGATCCTCCGCGCTCCCGTGGCGCTGCGAGGTGCGTCGCGCTACGCCGCCGCGCCCTCGCGGGGCGGGCGGCGGACGTTCAGTGCACGGCGGGCGCGCCCTCGGGAGCGTCGGCGGGCTTGCGGATGAGGATCGCACCCACGATCAGCGGCAGCGAGATGATCGCGCCGACGACGAACGCGACCCGGATGCCGTCGGCGGTCACGCCGTCCGCACCCGCGGCGGCGCCCACCGACGACATGATCGTGACGAGCAGCGCGATGCCCGCCGCGCCCGCGACCTGCTGGATCGTGCCGACGACGGCCGAGCCGTACGAGTAGAGCCGGGGCTCGAGCGACCCGAGCGACGCCGTGAACAGCGGCGTGAACGACAGTGCGAGACCGAGGGACAGGACGGTCTGGAGCACGACGATCTCCCACACGGCGGTGTCGGGACCGACGGTCGTGTACAGCCACAGCATCGCGCTCGTGACGACGGCGCCGGGGATGAGGAGCACGCGCGTGCCCCAGCGGTCGTAGATGCGGCCGATGACGGGCCCCGCGAAGCCCATCGCGAGCGAACCGGGGAGCACGATGAGGCCCGTCTCCAGCGCCGACACCTCGCGGACGTTCTGCAGGTACAGCGGCAGCAGGGTGATCACGCCGAAGAAGGCGAGCGACATGACGCCCAGCTGCGCGACGGACAGCGAGAAGTTCGCACTGCGGAAGACGCGGAGGTCCAGCAGCGCCTTGTCAGCCCGCTGCAGGCGCAGCTGACGCCACCCGAACATCAGCAGCCCGACGCCGCCCACCACGAAGGCGATCACGAGGGTCGCCGTGGAGGCACCCGCGGCCGCCGCATCCGCCCCGTGTCCGCCGATCTGGCTGAGACCGAAGACGAGGCCGCCGAAGCCGAACGCCGAGAGGATGACGGAGGGGATGTCGATCGGGGCGTGGCGGGTGTCGCCGAGGTTCGTGATCCAGCGCGCGCCGATGAGGAGCGCGACGATCGCGATCGGCAGCACGATGCCGAAGATCCAGTGCCACCCGAGCGAGTCGAGGATGAGCCCCGACATGGTCGGGCCGATCGCCGGCGCCAGCGAGATGACGATGCTGACGCGGCCCATCATCCGTCCGCGCTGCGCGGGCGGGACGATCGTGATGATCGTCGTCATGAGCAGCGGCATCATGATCGCCGTGCCCGACGCCTGGATGACGCGCGCGGCGACGAGCAGCTCGAATCCGGGGGAGAGGAACGCCACGAGCGTGCCCGCGCAGAAGAGGGTCATCGCGGTGAGGAAGATCTGGCGCGTCGTGAAGCGCTGCAGCAGGAACCCCGAGATCGGGATCACGACGGCCATCGTCAGCATGAAGGCCGTGGTGAGCCACTGGGCGGCGACGGCGGTGATGCCGAGGCCGACGATGAGGTGCGGGATCGCGACGCCCATCGTGGTCTCGTTGAGGATCGCGACGAACGCGGCGATGAGCAGCAGCCAGATGACGCGGCTCTGCTGCGGCGACACACCGGGGGCGGTCGTCTGGGGGATCCGGACGGTGTCGGTGGCGGCCACGATGCTCCTCGGGATGTGCGGGGGTGCCAGGTCGCCACGCGATCGCATGGCCAGCCCCCACGATAACGGCCGGGTCCGACACTCTATTCCCGATCCCGGTAGGATCGCCCCGCCCTCGTGGTCCCCGCGCGGACGTAGGCTGACGCGCATGAGCATGGGCATGGGCGGCGGCCGCTTCCGCGGGGTCGACGCGGAGGCGCAGCGCAGGCTCAACGCGCAGGCGCCCCGCGTGCCGCACCTCGGCGCGCGCGTGATCGCGCTGTTCCGCCCGTACCGCGCGCGCATCGCGGTGACCGCGACGCTCGTCGTGGTCGGTGCGGCGGTCGCGGTCATCCCGCCGCTCATCGTGCAGCGCATCTTCGACGACGCGCTCTTCCCCGTCGCCGGCGGCGGGGTCGACCTCGGTCTGCTCGTGCGCCTCGTGACGGCGATGATCGCGCTCTTCCTCCTGTCGGCCGCTCTCGGCGTCGGGCAGACGTGGCTGACCGCGACCGTCGGCAACCGCGTCACCGGCGACCTGCGCGTACGGCTGTTCGACCACCTCCAGGCGATGGAGCTCGGCTTCTTCACCCGCACGAAGACCGGCGTCATCCAGTCCCGCCTGCAGAACGATGTCGGCGGCGTGTCGGGCGTGCTCACCAATACCGTCACGAGCGTGCTGGGCAACACCGTCACCGTCGCCGCGTCGCTCGTGGCGATGATCCTCATCGACTGGCGCCTGACGCTCATCGCGGTGATCATGATGCCCCTGCTCGTCCTCGTCCAGCGCCGCGTCGGGCAGCTGCGCGCGCGCATCGCGGGGCAGACCCAGGAGTCCCTGTCGGAGCTGACCTCGATCACCCAGGAGACCCTGAGCGTGTCGGGCATCCTGCTGTCGAAGTCGTTCAACCGCCAGCGCGCCGAATCGCAGCGCTTCGCGGCGGAGAACGCGAACCAGGTGCGGCTGCAGGTGCGCCAGGCGATGAGCGGGCAAGGCTTTTTCGCGGTCGTGCAGGTCATCATGTCGAGCGTCCCGGCGGTCATCTACCTCGTCGCCGGGTACCTCATCACCGGTGGCGCCGACTCGATCACCGCCGGCACGATCGTCGCGTTCACGACCGTGCAGGCCCGGCTCCTCATGCCGCTCATGGGGCTCATGCGCGTCGCGCTCGACCTGCAGACCTCCCGCGCGCTGTTCGCCCGCATCTTCGAGTACCTCGACCTCACGCCCGCGATCCGTGACGCGCCCGATGCCATCGACGTGGCCGACGCACCGGGTCCGCTCGGGCGCATCGAGTTCCGCGACGTCGAGTTCCGGTATCCGGATGCGTCGGCCCGGACCCGGCCGACGCTCGACGGGGTGTCGTTCACGGCCGAGCCGGGGTCGCACGTCGCATTCGTGGGGCCGTCCGGCGCGGGGAAGACGACGATCCTCTACCTCACGCCGCGGATGTACGAGGCGTCCGCGGGCGCGGTCCTGTTCGCCGGTGCCGACGTGCGACACCTCACGCAGGGGTCGATCATCGACCACATCGGCATCGTGTCGCAGGAGACGTACCTCTTCCACGCCAGCATCCGCGAGAACCTGCGGTACGCGCGCCCCGACGCGAGCGACGCCGAGATCGAGGAGGCGTGCCGGCGCGCGAACATCCATCACGTCATCGCGGGCTTCGAGAAGGGGTACGACACGATCGTCGGCGAGCGCGGGTACCGCCTC
This genomic window contains:
- a CDS encoding recombinase family protein, producing MYLRISEDRTGEEAGVERQRDDCLALCARLGLDVAEGDVFMDNDTSAYLDKKRPDFARMLARIKLGPSRVVVWHVDRLYRRPRELEDLIDLVETQPIRIEAVMGGAFDLITHEGRLMARQLVAMAAYESGHKADRIRRANRQKAERGDWRGAAKFGYGTGGVLISEQAAVVREMADRFLAGQSLRSITSWLNEESGVPAPQAGTGKTLGVWHATTVKSILVSARISGQRAYEPGRKRGDAPNGREILGPGNWPAIITPEETTRIRAMLSNPDRRVGASSINLLSAIATCGKCGSGLVAGKAKLGPSDAKRNYYRCMPVPGHPERGGPSVSASGLEAVVKEAVIARLAATTLPADTPETGGAVAEAMGRILAARERMEDLARDYGAGMLSRGEYHAGRVAAQSAVHDAELALGRVNRGSALSTADNGGPAGLPIT
- a CDS encoding LysR family transcriptional regulator, with translation MKLEALRRFVAVADELHFPRAAQTLGIPLASLYSTIDKLEAEVGHPLFRREGGTRLTPAGELLLDEARERIAAAPAPVAKPAASAGGKAKASKGQGRAPIVKGQPKPYRKRQGR
- a CDS encoding DUF1684 domain-containing protein, which gives rise to MIDDAARTALHVADWRRSVFALYDRVRDTPEPAAAHELWRRGRDRLLSEHPATPLLPRDRPGFAGAPVAAYDAAWRFTCAIEPAEPGSFDFTTGTDGVVTFERVGRVQVPDAGSLDVWRLTSYGGGIFIPFRDASAGTPGGTYGGGRYLIDTIKGADLGADPETGTIVLDFNFAYNPSCAYDPAWACPLAPLGNRLGVPVRVGELYG
- a CDS encoding ATP-dependent DNA ligase, whose product is MGKFTFETTTKAEFEDRLLAHLQQVITSKLRRDECFLFTWKEDISVGGGRTSVWVHRGANLVFKFHGGRTPAINPAWLQALTYTANGPHGLYVVPEPDARQVERLHAPQESLKFDIVEDRMSTA
- a CDS encoding SUMF1/EgtB/PvdO family nonheme iron enzyme; translated protein: MDDVELVSLPGGRVTLHDARRRVQRTVELAPFDIAAFPVTEAQLGQMLGLGAPHPRHPAASVSWLRAVRFCNALSEWEGLDPVYSHDGEVVTWHADADGYRLPTEAEWEFACRAGSTGPHYGPLPDVAWTALDGGDRPHDVGGKLPNLFGLFDTLGNVWEWCWDLLDPARYADYRVFRGGGFADDPASVRAGVRRGGPPRVEHDDVGFRVARGPSETPDAAQGWSAEADRERAEVTGPVPFGWTPLR
- a CDS encoding GNAT family N-acetyltransferase produces the protein MQPRDLDDRTVLRPARPGDEAGILAAIVALAVYEREPDAVENSEADLRESLFGPSPRAFAHVVERDGAILGIAIWFLTYSTWTGRHGIWLEDLWVAESERGRGYGKALLASLAAECVERGYSRLEWTVLDWNAPSIAFYRSVGAEPMDEWTTQRMSGAALEALAATA
- a CDS encoding CinA family protein, which gives rise to MELVDELSRATRDAGVTIAAAESLTSGALSSALGRGDGAGEWFRGGVVAYQLASKTRALGVHPYVDPCSEACARQMAAGAREVLGADIAVSVTGVGGPDEQDGHTPGTVHFALATDAGVRAELYSFDGDPAAVIEQSVAHGLRLLLAGVAEAESARR
- a CDS encoding DNA-formamidopyrimidine glycosylase family protein; the protein is MPESPEVDALTGFLRDTLVGARVADTDLAEFRALKTRTRPLETLVGTTVSAVERHGKHIAVHTDGGVLVVSFGRAGWATWRGAAEEVPAESPAPVIATIGFAGRGVVGLTDAGDWLSLGVSVVDAPADVAAIAKLGPDPLAASWTADDLERAVVGRRKQLKALLQEQESIAGIGNAYSDEILYDAGLSPVVHAAALDEDERARLAASVVGVLRGAQAARSGVPIAEQKAAKVASMRVHGRTGEPCGTAGTVLDVPGSKGRAQYCPERQTGGVPLPE